Proteins found in one Rhodobacter capsulatus SB 1003 genomic segment:
- a CDS encoding glycosyltransferase family 2 protein yields the protein MNGSTVVARQMQGQSFAQGPAGLRLLDAVIWPEVRNGRPGRTLRLFFAHPAFAGQIATDPPAGGFEVIDRREVAGGVMVHGRAAPEGPLRLGLCPEAIRPLKPDSDDDAPAPVTPPQGAVVPVEITPAAAETDLFAGKFCLFAQRLEESALTIADWLVWHHDQHGAEAALILDRSPPDSDALHGPALAAAIARELAGRDRAMTVVVLSSDTPLGKPDHGPENHPFHAPDAPGKDRMEVPPNDPWRAPLGQGIVLELAKWRFLARARVVLQLDVTDLLQPRPAGTPSAFDRCLAAPSGMVTLVGRRIYPWRVRAGAEARFSDHLCRQFDATRGIARWGVAPGKVGLDATWRLLRIAYTKPDPASLIPFWRAMGLRVPGRAASELAPKTSLIEDPELLQVATGIWGAKPIRPPVSKPRPAPVRATEAGRTCIVTTMKNEGPFILEWIAYHRAIGVDDFLIYTNDCTDGTDTMLELLQRKGICQHRDNPFRSMDMPPQHAALESAESEPLIQNCGWAICMDVDEFIDVKIGDGTLRALYEAMGTANMIALTWRLFGNSDVHDYEDRFLLEQFTTCAPEIVRKPHQAWGFKTLFRNIDIYKKLGVHRPKGLLPDLWDQVQWLNGSGKPMPREMYRNGWRSTSSTYGYDWVQLNHYAVRSAESFLVKRDRGRVNHVDRDQGLNYWFRMNHNAVEDRSIQRMIPRARAEFDRLMADPEIRAAHEHSVAAHRAKIAELRATEAYANFYAELCSDRFEKLSRILHVFGSAVFNAGPGVIPEDLHLRDLPADFFFTVDHEGEANH from the coding sequence ATGAACGGATCGACGGTCGTCGCACGGCAGATGCAGGGGCAAAGCTTTGCGCAGGGGCCCGCGGGGCTGCGGCTGCTTGATGCCGTGATCTGGCCCGAGGTCCGCAACGGCCGCCCCGGCCGCACGCTGCGGCTTTTCTTTGCCCATCCCGCCTTTGCCGGGCAGATCGCCACCGATCCGCCCGCGGGCGGGTTCGAGGTGATCGACCGGCGCGAGGTGGCGGGCGGCGTGATGGTGCATGGCCGCGCCGCGCCCGAGGGGCCGCTGCGGCTTGGCCTTTGCCCCGAGGCGATCCGCCCGCTGAAGCCGGACAGCGATGACGACGCCCCTGCCCCGGTCACGCCGCCGCAAGGCGCTGTGGTGCCGGTCGAAATCACCCCCGCCGCGGCCGAAACAGATCTTTTCGCGGGCAAATTCTGTCTTTTCGCGCAACGGCTCGAAGAAAGCGCGCTGACCATTGCCGATTGGCTGGTCTGGCATCACGACCAGCACGGGGCCGAAGCTGCGCTGATCCTTGACCGCTCGCCCCCCGACAGCGACGCCCTGCACGGCCCGGCTCTGGCTGCGGCGATCGCGCGCGAATTGGCGGGGCGGGACCGGGCGATGACGGTCGTGGTGCTGTCTTCGGACACCCCCTTGGGCAAGCCCGATCACGGGCCGGAAAACCACCCGTTCCACGCCCCCGACGCGCCGGGCAAGGACCGGATGGAGGTTCCGCCGAACGATCCCTGGCGGGCGCCACTCGGTCAGGGGATCGTGCTTGAACTGGCGAAATGGCGCTTTCTGGCCCGGGCGCGTGTCGTGCTGCAGCTGGACGTGACCGACCTTTTGCAGCCGCGCCCCGCGGGCACGCCCTCGGCCTTTGACCGCTGTCTGGCTGCGCCCTCGGGCATGGTGACGCTGGTGGGGCGGCGGATCTATCCCTGGCGGGTGCGGGCGGGGGCCGAAGCGCGGTTTTCCGATCACCTCTGCCGTCAGTTCGACGCGACGCGCGGCATTGCCCGCTGGGGGGTGGCGCCGGGCAAGGTCGGGCTTGATGCGACCTGGCGGCTGCTGCGCATCGCCTATACGAAACCCGATCCGGCCAGCCTGATCCCGTTCTGGCGCGCGATGGGGCTGCGGGTGCCGGGGCGGGCGGCCTCGGAACTGGCGCCGAAAACCTCGCTCATCGAAGACCCGGAACTCTTGCAGGTGGCGACCGGGATCTGGGGGGCGAAACCGATCCGCCCGCCGGTCTCGAAACCGCGCCCCGCGCCGGTGCGGGCAACGGAAGCGGGCCGCACCTGCATCGTCACCACGATGAAGAACGAAGGGCCCTTCATCCTCGAATGGATCGCCTATCACCGCGCCATCGGCGTCGATGATTTCCTGATCTACACCAATGACTGCACCGACGGCACCGACACGATGCTGGAGCTGCTGCAACGCAAGGGCATCTGCCAGCACCGCGACAACCCGTTTCGCAGCATGGACATGCCGCCCCAGCATGCCGCCCTTGAAAGCGCCGAGAGCGAGCCGCTCATTCAGAATTGCGGCTGGGCGATCTGCATGGATGTCGATGAATTCATCGATGTGAAGATCGGCGACGGCACGCTTCGCGCTTTGTATGAGGCGATGGGCACGGCGAACATGATCGCCCTGACCTGGCGGCTTTTCGGCAACTCGGACGTGCATGACTACGAAGACCGCTTCCTGCTCGAGCAATTCACCACCTGCGCCCCCGAGATCGTGCGCAAGCCGCATCAGGCCTGGGGCTTCAAGACGCTGTTTCGCAACATCGACATCTATAAAAAGCTCGGCGTGCACCGGCCGAAGGGGCTTTTGCCCGATCTGTGGGATCAGGTGCAGTGGCTGAACGGCTCGGGCAAGCCGATGCCGCGCGAGATGTATCGCAACGGCTGGCGTTCGACATCAAGCACTTACGGCTATGACTGGGTGCAGCTCAATCACTACGCCGTGCGCTCGGCCGAGAGCTTTCTGGTCAAGCGCGACCGTGGCCGGGTGAACCATGTCGACCGCGATCAGGGGCTGAACTACTGGTTCCGGATGAATCACAACGCGGTCGAGGATCGCTCGATCCAGCGGATGATCCCGCGCGCGCGGGCGGAGTTCGACCGGCTCATGGCCGATCCCGAGATCCGCGCCGCGCATGAGCATTCCGTCGCGGCGCATCGGGCAAAGATCGCGGAATTGCGCGCGACCGAGGCTTACGCGAATTTCTACGCCGAACTTTGTTCGGACCGGTTCGAGAAGCTGTCCCGCATTCTCCATGTCTTCGGCTCGGCCGTGTTCAACGCCGGTCCGGGGGTGATCCCGGAGGATCTGCACCTGCGCGACCTGCCGGCTGATTTCTTCTTCACCGTGGACCACGAGGGCGAGGCGAACCACTGA
- a CDS encoding glycosyltransferase family 61 protein: MSAREDDPSRAPEPQGGWSTRIVCVPDALVVPATVPDMVQPMGIYDAEGAYVREGVLWRGRRLMVEPEIRPEPVADLPGRWIWGGILLNHFGHFLVESTPRLWALDAVEGAVDGLIFTVKRETIEEAGELRLQPFQRLFFDLLGIDLPIRILSQPTRVARLEVPGQGFGLGAIAAGTAPFRAFFETRFARNIAPQGAEKLYISRSALGPARGGVLGEDRIEAALSAAGYEIFHPQKHSLQSQIAHYKAARQVVALDGSALHMVAMVGRRDQQVAMIRRRVSDVSDSIVTHLTAFTGRAPQVIDVIEQDWVRSDRKRADRHSVGQLDLPALGRALVAGGFLPEGAGIAAMTEAEIHAAVHVFEDALSGKLSFEPLARGAQRVLPEAGPVVRRRKDKPGAAPGQEGKLKGEDRRAARMARRAERTERREKRAAARPEG; this comes from the coding sequence ATGTCGGCACGCGAAGACGATCCCTCCCGCGCCCCGGAGCCGCAGGGCGGCTGGTCCACCAGGATCGTCTGCGTGCCCGATGCGCTGGTCGTGCCCGCAACCGTGCCCGACATGGTGCAGCCGATGGGCATCTATGATGCCGAGGGCGCCTATGTGCGCGAAGGGGTGCTCTGGCGTGGCCGCCGCCTGATGGTCGAACCCGAGATCCGCCCCGAGCCGGTGGCGGATCTGCCCGGGCGCTGGATCTGGGGCGGCATCCTGCTCAATCACTTCGGGCATTTTCTGGTCGAAAGCACGCCGCGGCTTTGGGCGCTGGACGCGGTCGAGGGGGCGGTCGACGGCCTGATCTTCACCGTCAAGCGCGAGACGATCGAGGAAGCGGGAGAGCTGAGGCTGCAGCCGTTCCAGCGGCTCTTCTTCGATCTTCTGGGCATCGACCTGCCGATCCGCATCCTGTCGCAGCCGACCCGGGTCGCGCGGCTGGAGGTGCCCGGGCAGGGCTTCGGTCTGGGCGCGATCGCCGCCGGGACGGCGCCGTTCCGGGCCTTTTTCGAGACCCGCTTTGCCCGCAACATCGCCCCGCAGGGCGCGGAAAAGCTTTATATTTCCCGCTCGGCGCTCGGGCCTGCGCGCGGCGGCGTGCTCGGCGAGGACCGGATCGAGGCGGCGCTCTCGGCGGCGGGCTACGAGATTTTCCACCCGCAAAAACACAGCCTGCAATCGCAGATCGCGCATTACAAGGCGGCGCGGCAGGTGGTGGCGCTCGATGGTTCGGCGCTGCACATGGTGGCGATGGTGGGGCGGCGCGATCAGCAGGTGGCGATGATCCGGCGCCGGGTGTCCGACGTGTCGGACAGCATCGTGACGCATCTGACCGCCTTCACCGGGCGGGCGCCGCAGGTGATCGACGTGATCGAACAGGACTGGGTGCGCTCCGACCGCAAGCGGGCGGACCGGCATTCGGTGGGCCAGCTCGATCTGCCCGCGCTCGGCCGGGCGCTGGTGGCGGGCGGTTTCCTGCCCGAAGGCGCCGGGATCGCGGCGATGACCGAGGCCGAGATCCACGCCGCGGTGCATGTTTTCGAGGATGCGCTGAGCGGCAAGCTGAGCTTCGAGCCGCTGGCCCGCGGGGCGCAGCGCGTGCTGCCCGAGGCCGGGCCGGTGGTGCGGCGGCGCAAGGACAAGCCGGGGGCTGCGCCCGGCCAGGAAGGCAAGCTCAAGGGCGAGGACCGGCGCGCGGCGCGGATGGCGCGGCGGGCCGAAAGGACCGAACGGCGCGAAAAACGCGCGGCGGCCCGGCCCGAGGGCTGA
- a CDS encoding glycosyltransferase family 2 protein, translating to MRALAILTVKNEAAFLLEWLAHHRAVGFTDFLVFSNDCSDGTDALLDRLQALGALTHIRNPGPWREGPQWAALKAADKHPLMRAADWVLVLDIDEFVNIHAGDGTLAALLAARPQATAIALTWRLFGNAGVVDFIDAPVSAQFTRAAPPGMTWPWRASLIKTLFRNDGAYRKLGVHRPRAPDPDRIAQTVWVDGSGRALPEAYRSGRLFTPLGENPWQLVQLNHYALGAMQSYVLKCDRGRANRDASTFDLSYWVERNFCDVEDRSMSRYAAATAAGLAQLRADAEIDRLHRAGVAWRHERFARLMAEEPFRALFGRLMLTPPSQPLPPALAARMQALGLAAAARKPRA from the coding sequence ATGCGGGCGCTGGCCATTCTGACGGTGAAGAACGAGGCGGCCTTCCTGCTGGAATGGCTGGCCCATCACCGCGCCGTGGGGTTCACCGATTTCCTTGTCTTTTCCAACGATTGCAGCGACGGCACCGATGCGCTTCTGGACCGGCTGCAGGCTTTGGGCGCGCTGACCCATATCCGCAACCCCGGCCCCTGGCGCGAGGGGCCGCAATGGGCGGCGCTGAAGGCGGCCGACAAGCACCCGTTGATGCGCGCCGCCGACTGGGTTCTGGTCCTCGACATCGACGAATTCGTCAACATCCATGCGGGCGACGGCACGCTGGCGGCGCTGCTGGCCGCGCGCCCGCAGGCGACAGCGATCGCGCTGACCTGGCGGCTGTTCGGCAATGCGGGGGTGGTCGATTTCATCGACGCGCCGGTGAGCGCGCAATTCACCCGCGCCGCCCCCCCGGGCATGACCTGGCCCTGGCGGGCAAGCCTGATCAAGACGCTGTTTCGCAACGATGGCGCCTATCGCAAGCTGGGCGTGCACCGCCCCCGCGCCCCCGACCCCGACCGGATCGCGCAGACGGTCTGGGTCGATGGCAGCGGCCGGGCCCTGCCCGAGGCCTACCGCAGCGGGCGGCTGTTCACGCCCCTGGGCGAAAACCCCTGGCAGCTGGTGCAGCTCAACCATTACGCGCTGGGGGCGATGCAGAGCTACGTGCTCAAATGCGACCGCGGCAGGGCCAATCGGGACGCCTCGACCTTCGATCTGAGCTATTGGGTCGAGCGCAATTTCTGCGATGTCGAGGATCGCTCGATGTCCCGCTATGCCGCCGCCACGGCAGCGGGGCTGGCGCAGCTGCGCGCTGATGCCGAGATCGACCGGCTGCACCGCGCGGGCGTGGCCTGGCGGCACGAACGCTTTGCAAGGCTGATGGCAGAGGAGCCGTTCCGCGCGCTTTTCGGGCGGCTGATGCTGACCCCGCCCTCGCAGCCCTTGCCGCCCGCGCTGGCCGCGCGGATGCAGGCGCTGGGTCTGGCCGCCGCGGCCCGAAAGCCGCGGGCGTAA
- a CDS encoding class I SAM-dependent methyltransferase — MDEQDGKVGLRRNPGQKYSLFLDELHSRMVFDWYMEIGCRAGRSFAPVTGKTIAVDPFFKAETNIIGAKPQLLIFQQTSDDFFASGMLERMGIKLSLSFLDGMHLFEYLLRDFMNTEAVSNPDGVIALHDCLPFNQRMLTRDLQNLPKGPWTGDVWKLIPILRKYRPDLQLTVLNCRPTGLVFVSNLDPKNTVLRDNYDAILAEWTSIDLVPYGVGRFYDCFESVDAETFAAADYPIFAKIRQAPATIRKPTKVTK, encoded by the coding sequence ATGGACGAGCAAGACGGCAAGGTGGGGCTGCGCCGCAACCCCGGTCAGAAATACAGCCTGTTTCTGGACGAGCTGCACAGCCGGATGGTGTTCGACTGGTACATGGAAATCGGCTGCCGCGCCGGGCGCAGCTTTGCCCCGGTGACGGGCAAGACCATCGCCGTCGATCCCTTTTTCAAGGCGGAAACGAACATCATCGGCGCCAAGCCGCAACTGCTGATCTTTCAGCAGACGAGCGACGATTTCTTCGCCTCGGGGATGCTCGAGCGGATGGGGATCAAGCTGTCGCTCTCGTTCCTCGACGGGATGCATCTTTTTGAATATCTGCTGCGCGATTTCATGAATACCGAGGCGGTCTCGAACCCCGATGGCGTGATCGCGCTGCATGACTGCCTGCCCTTCAACCAGCGCATGCTGACCCGCGATCTGCAGAACCTGCCGAAGGGGCCCTGGACGGGCGATGTGTGGAAGCTGATCCCGATCTTGCGCAAATACCGCCCCGATCTGCAGCTGACGGTGCTGAACTGCCGCCCGACCGGGCTGGTGTTCGTGTCGAACCTCGATCCGAAAAACACCGTGCTGCGCGACAATTACGACGCGATCCTGGCGGAATGGACCTCGATCGATCTGGTGCCCTATGGCGTCGGGCGCTTCTACGACTGTTTCGAAAGCGTCGATGCCGAGACCTTTGCCGCCGCCGATTACCCGATCTTCGCGAAGATCCGGCAGGCCCCCGCGACGATCCGCAAGCCCACCAAGGTCACGAAATAA